Below is a window of Impatiens glandulifera chromosome 2, dImpGla2.1, whole genome shotgun sequence DNA.
TCATTCATGAGCAATGACTGACCCAATGAAATATTCAAATGACCCTATACTCTTGTTCTTCAGATTCTTAATACTGAGGCTCCAAAAGCTTATTCTCCTGTTCCTGAAGGAAGCATCAACAATCTAATCATTGATCCAGCAGAGTATCTTGAAGAATCACAAAATGTCTTGGTCACTGCAGATGAAATGTATGCAAATCCAGTAAAGCGTGAATACATGGGTGAATCAAGCAACTCTACCAATCAAGATCATATGCAAGGCGAAGATTTCTTGGACGCTCCTGATATTTTCCAGCTTAATGATGGATCCTTCTTGGAAACTAACGATCTATCAAATCATTTTGATATGGATCCCTCTGGATTTGACATGCTTGATGAGTACCTTACATACTTTAATGCAGATGAGAACTTCTCTCCTTTGCTAGAAGATGAGAGACACCTTTCTGGACAAGCAGCATTAGTTGAGGAGGTAATGGGCTGTTTTGATATACCATTTTTCAGGTTGACGATCAtctgaaaaaaatcaaaatttcttttatGTGCCAAAAACCAAGATAATCTGTTTCAGGATTTAAAGAAATatgatcatgatccaaaaaaaaaatctctttaccaaatgaaacaaaaaatcattataatttggatcatgatgtagaaaataatttgtacacttataaaacaacaaaaattacCCTAAATTTACCAAATTTGATCTTGATCAGAACATTAATCAGATTATTATAATCTGAATCatgatccaatttttttttttctgataccaaatgtaaaattcactttcaattttaactttagCGGTTTTCCAATATGAGATCGTGACAAAATACaagttttcaaataggctcaaTGTTGCATTTGAATCTTATTATTATGCTATATCCATGATGTTAGTCTTGAGCTCTAATAGTCTACTTACTTTGATCAGCCTGTGGATGGGAAATTGAAGCAAGAAACTGAGACAAGTCAAGGGCTCGTGGAAGGGTTTAACAATGATAATCATATCGCACCAACCTCAGAGAAGCTGAATCCCAAAACAGAGTTGGTTAATGGTAAAAAATTCTTCCTAGTTTGGTTTTATTACTAGGTCCAGGGCTGTTTTATGAATCTATTTGAGCtcaagcttctcaaaccatattttAATCTATTCTAGCAACTTCAAATATCGTAATTTCTTGAATAGCTGGGGTGAACatctttgttttttattttgtaaacgTTAAAGCTTGTATTAATAGAGTTGTTGTGACAACAACTTCTAATAATACAAACAGGATTTATGCCAATCAACAAGTCTTAAAcactttatttgaaattgaacaaCTTATAATTTTCCATTAAAAAGTAGGAATGACAAAATTCACCTAGCCTAGAAAGACCATTGAATCAATCATGCTTGAATGTATTACTTGAACTCAAATATGCACTGATAAAATCTATAGTGTACTCATTTCCTTTTTCGTAATGGATCACGTAAAATTGGTTGGTGTTGTTCAAGTTAAATATCTAATGGTAGAATGTCGTAGTACCATAGTTGTCTTTTTGCTAAGAGTAGAATGTCATAGTTCAAATATCTAAATGATGAATACTTTATTTATGGTTGTCCATTGTCTTGGCACTGTTTGGTCTTCATTtaacattttctttaaaattttccCTTAACTTACTACAATTTTTCACTTTTATAGGAGTTGCATACCCATTTATGGGCCAAGCAAGTCGCATGTCGGAGAGCATTCCATCATCAGTCGCATTAGCTGCTGAGTTCCCTAcaaagtcttcttcttcttcctttcagAAGTTCAACGCTGGTGCTGCTGCTCCATATTCAAGCCCTGTCCGTGTTAATGCTAGTTTGATCCAAATAAACGCAAACTCAATAACTGGCTATGGGTCTTACTACTGGTCGCTTGAAAAGCAAGGAAATACCAACATTATATTATCTTTCAACTTGTTGCTCAATCAAGAGAAGCAGAATTCAGCATCTTGGCAATGTCTTTTCTATCTTCTGTTCATTTGGCTTCTCATCATTACCATGAGTTTCAAGATTGGGGGCCTACATCTATTCTGGTAAGGCTTAAATAATGTTAGAGAGAAATATTAACATGCCAAAGAAAAATCAAACTATTTCGAAGAATTATTTATCTTTGGGAAGGAAATTGATAATATCGTGGATGACATAGAAGATTATATTGATGGGGAAACTGTTTAGTGTTTTTAATCGTAGGTTCATATTTTGTGAACATATATATTTCGGTTTACTGGtggttttattttgatatatccCTCGTATGTCTTCAGTATATTATGGAAAATATTGAAGAATTTGTTAAACTTTTCGTACAAGGGTTTTGTTGCAGATTGCAAAAATGTTCTAACTTCACAAGTATTTTGGAGGAAAAAAAAAGACATTGCAGAAATTGGAATTAGATATTGTTTTATGTGATTCAAAACCCAATTTGCCAACTGTTTTCATCTTCATTTTGCTATTACTTGTCTGGGATAAGGAGGTATTGAAAGATTAATATATAGTCTTAAATGTTGTCCACATTTTACTAAAAAGAAATTGTTAAAGATTAATTTATCACCTATCTGggataaattttcatttttttaaaccaaacaTGAGACCCTGCAATGTAGCAAGTTCTTTTTTTGAATAGCCTCAATGAAAATACAATTTTGAAGTGGGATGTCTCAACTAATATCTTTAAGAATTAGTTTAGATGTCTTAATATGAGatttataatcaatatttatagtATGAGAATCATTGTTTAAAGGAAAATAAGAATCAATCATTAAAGTGAAGCTTGTTTAATATTAACTATCTTGTTGTTAagaatttgatattattttaaaatttgaaaataactaTGTTATGTGTATTGAAAGTCAGGGAGTAGTAATGTAGTCTATTGTGTCACCTTGAGGTAATACCAATGTATAAATGTATGATAATAAATATGGTGGCAATTTAAGTCGAGTTTTAAGGTTGGCAGATTATCGAGTTGAGTGGACATGTTTAGTAATTTGGGTCAAAATTTATAACTTGAATTTAATCTGACCCGATGTAATTAATATCACTCAATACatcaaacacaataaaaatgaaataagaaaGGGCAAACAAAactttacaaaagaaaattatgaccTAATTTTGATCTGTTTGTTAATATAAGTTAAACATATTGACTTAATTTCGACCCgaactcaaaaataaatacacgACTTTAACCTAATATAAATACCTGATTTTTTCGTATTCGGATTGTGTTTTCGTGTCAGATAAATGTACGTATAAGCTAAATTAAAACATAAGAGTtatgaagttttttttaatgaaaacgCCCTCGTTAGTTGGAACGAATTCGAACAAGTTCAACTTGAATTTGTCCATACAATTCCACCACATACATCTCCATTCTGTAAAGGTTTCGAATTCACCTCCCTCTTGTCACGATTTAGTAGCAACCCTTgttttttcatataataataagcTACAAAATTAGTAATTTATAAAGACTAACAATATCAAGTTATTCACTTCAAGGACTACATTATCTTGTTTGGTTTTCAATTGCCGACTCAGGACTTCATATATAGTTATTTGCAAATTAAAATAGaacatttatttatagatttcaAGAACAATATTAATGTGCAAATTGAGGCATCATTAGTTTGGCTTTTATCTATTGAACTTGACATGAGTTATGTTGCAAATTCATGTGGTTATAGGGTACAATATTGTGAAGATTCCTTTTGTTGCCCTACCTATGCTAACGGCGAAGTCTTTGTAACAGATAAACGACGAAGGCGTACACGAGCGCCGTGAAAACAACAAACACAAAGGTGAAATTGAAAGAAAGGAAAatgaagtgaaaaaaaaaattagaagaagGGATTAGGGAATGGATGATATGTTAATGTGgggatattatatatttaggtcTGTttgatttacaattttattaaaaagttgtTAAGAAAAAAGAGCCACGTTTACAACAACTGGAAATTTAACTCTGTTTTTTTAGTACagctaatttatataatttgagacattttaacaccattaaacatataaataatatatattttttttattttgtggaCAAATTTAAGATTTTGGCCAACCTATTAAATAAATCTAGTTGAAAGATGGAAATGTTAAAATACTAgttgtatattttgtttttaatatggATGTTACTTGTTAGGTTGTTgaatgtaaatatattaattatcctttgtccatttttttattttttacattaaaactACAATACTTGCACGGTGGTGAAGTGAAATATGTTAatggaaattaaaaaaaaggttgattattagtttttttaatgttttattcttgaaaaattattttaaaaataaaatgaatccctgaattttaatttagtataacataattttacaaaataaatgaactGTGGACTAGGTTGATCTTGGattggattttgtattttttttttaaattttaaattcttgtTTGGCacacacaaataaataaataaataaatatatatatatatatatatatatatatatatatatatatatatatatatgtattattttatagaatcCTCGTATCTCTATGGATCTTAGTCAAAACTAaactaaatatgaaaagatatttgagattgaaaatatacttataaaataaaaagtttaattagGAGGAcagtgaaaaaataaatttcaatagtagaaaattttaaaatgatttgttatgcataaaatgtcattttgaaACAACTAGACATGTCTTAATTGAATACAGTTtggttaaataaatttgtaaaaaaaatatttatactacaAATTTTGACATaactgaattttaaattttatgattgGATCAGCCACAAATTTAAGAAGgagacaaataaaatattactcattttttataacaaatttgaaaaacaattaatagCGTTTCTTTCGGATGACAATCAACTAAGTGTTAAGAATTTGATTGAGCTTccaactatatataaaaaaaaaaccaagtTGTATCAAGTCATACTTGAACTAAATAAAAGCCCCtattacaataataaaagcccctattacaatataatttggTTGCTCTAATTTTGTTATCAGAGTGAAAAAcaaacatttgtttttttagtgtATGATTCCGCCATAGTAATAACACATTGGAAACAAGAAGGAAAAGAAAAGGTAAAGCTCATTTTTGTCAATTTGGTACAACCTTAATCAAACTTAATGTTGAAAGGTTACTGTTATGCCTAAGTTCACATTTTCATGTTATAAAAGTCTAGTAGTGTCAAGGGGATATTAGTTGAGTTTTCACCCTTATGTGGTCACTCATAAtttatacttagaaatttttacTGGAATAAATAATGAATAGATCTGCTATTACTATTAGGAAACAGGGATATAAAATGTTATGTGTTAATTATAATTGTGGAACAGAATGTACAAGGGACTATGTAAAAAggatttataaattatacttaaaCAACAAGTAGAAGAGACCTATATAAGGATCCACCATAGAATTGGGATAAATATAATCCTAATTTATTGCCTCTCTTAGTCACTAATTAAACCCATACATGGTAGCATATAATTAAACAACTTGGCAACTTAGAAACTTTTCACCACAACCATTTGCATGATTCTCACTTGCCCAGCAGCATGCCTTCCACCTTGCATTGCATATGAGCCCTTAACCCACCCTTACACCCATTACCCTTCTTCATTAGAAAATTCAGCTTTCTCTCTATCAGAAAAACCTAGAGGAAATTCTGTAAAGAACCTTTCAAGAGCAATCAATATTTAGGAATTCTTGAAAAACAACCAGCCGTAGGGAAGATCATTTCTATCACCAATTTCGATAGCTCTTTCTCAATCTCATTCTTAAACCCACACATAGCTATGTATATCAAgtattttatgtataattttcatatatgtttAGATAACATGTTTTTATGGCATAACATGGTTTAATTGACAAACATGGTTTATAAACAATCTGTTTTCCAAGTATGACAagatttatcatttttcaaGTATGATAGGTTTCCATGATTGTTAAATATAcacaacttttataaaattgaaaccCTTATGATGTATGCATACATGGTGGCACATTATTGATGAATAAGTATTGACGGAAACGGGAGGAGGCTAGCTAGAAAATACTGACTAATTATTTATGGGACCAAAGTTTCTAGCATGAGCTCTAGTTACTGCTGCCCAACTAAAAGAAGGTCCAAACAAGTCAAGGGCTTTTATGGATGGACTCCTAATTGTGCCTAGCCAAATACAGCTCAAACAGATTCCTTGCCTTCATGATCAACTCTGAAAGGTGTAGGGTCAAAATACGGCTCAAGATGTTACTGTACAGGCCCCATGAAatcatattttctaaatattccATTAGTGTTTATAAACTGATTATCTCTTTTTAAATGATGAACATTTTTATGCATATGTATCACTTTTAAAAGCAAAGAACATGTTTTAAGTATTTAATTGTTTGCTGAGTcattagactcactatgcttgtgtggtgtaggtactcAGCCTTAGCTTTTATGCACTTGAAGGAAGGAGGCTTGGAAGGGAGCAATCTGATGGAGTGAGTATGGGAGGAGGGACCAATGCTGCTAGACTTAACTTGTCTTTTGTATAAATacataacttatatttttaggTCTTTACTAGCTGTCTAATGGAGCATGTACATAAGACTTGTACATGATCATGATAGTTGTGATAAAGTATAGTTTATTTTGTTGTAGCTTCTTTTAGCTGTAGTAAGAAGCATGTATATATGAATTATCTTTTGAACATGACATGTATCATATGGCTTCCGCTAATAATATCaatgttaatatttatatctGTTTGAGTAGTAGTTATAATATATGAGTATGGATGTTTTAGTTGGTATTAGAGCAATGGTCCTGATCCTTAGCACTTCCACACTCAAGTTCCTACAGTTGCATCTTCAAGATCTCGCCTTCAATGCTTGTAagttttatatgattaaatgtGATATTAGGACCGTGTTAGTACAACTAAGAAATTAATGATAGGGGATAAGAATTCAGCTTATACActttgaaaatatgttaaagcTGATCttaagctatatatatatatatatatgagtttagATCTAAGGCAATGGAGAAAGCTTCAAAAGTACagtcttcttcatcttctacaGTAACGGAGCAGGACCAGAATACTCTTTTGACAGGGCTAATTGAGGCCTTGAAAGATCAAAATCGCCTTCAAGGTAAACAAATGAGAGCAATACTTTAGACTAATGAAAGTAACCATAATAACCAGGAAGGAGGTCAAACCCCGTATATAAGCAATTTATGAGCTTTAAGCCAACATATTTTAAAGGAAGCATAGATCCTATTGTTTCTGAAGAATGGATGCAGTCCATGGAGACGATCTTTAAATTTATGCAGATTACTGAAGCAGAAAGGGTCAAGTGTGCCACTATTATGCTTAAAGACGATGCTAGAATATGGTGGCAAAGATCTAAGGTAGCCCTTGATATTAACACCATCATGGAGGGagtttaaaaagtttttttatggAAAATATTTACTTTAAGCACTAGAAACAAACTAGCCCAGGAATTTCTGGAAATTAAGCAAGGGGATGCTAGTATTGCGGATTATGTAAAAAGATTTGAAAGAGGCAAGTATTTTGCTCCAATGATTACCGGCGATACTACCATGAAGCTTAATCACTTTTTAGAGGGACTCAACGCTATAATTCGAAGAGACGTAAGGCTGAGCAATTCTTCTTCTATGAGAGAAACGGTTGATCGAGCTTTAATGGCTAAGAAGTACATCCATGATATCTTAAAAAAGGCTCAGGCAAAGAGGGCCAACTATCAAGGGAGGGATTTCCATGGGCCAACAATGAAGAAGCCTTTCAATCAGTCTTATACTTGATCTGCTTTGCCCCATTCATCCTATAACCAGACTGCTACCTCTCAACATTCACAGCAGCCGAGGAACTCCTACATTAACAAAATCAACCAAAAATATTCTCAAAGGCCACATCAACAACATTAACCGAAGAGAATTCAACCTGCTTGacaatcatcatcatccaaatCTTATGTACCATATGTGGGAAGAATCATATAGGAAGTTGCTTACAAGGGTCCAATGCATGTTTCATATGTAAGCAACGAGGGAACTTCCAAAGGGACTGTCCTAAAAAGAATGAGGTTGTGCCAGGGAGGGTCTTTTCGATGACAAGAGAGGAGGCAGACCCTAATACCACGATCATCACGGGTAATCTTCTAATAGCCAATATTTTAGCCAATAATTTGATAGATGCGGGAGAAACTCATAACTTTATTTCTGaatattttgttcaaaaatCTGGTTTAAAACTGAGGAATCCCTGATGGCATATAGTATATCACTTCCTTCGGGCTCTCACCTgaatactaataaaattattaaaggtTGCCAAGTTTATAATCAGAACCACAAGATATTAGTAGATCTTATGGTAGTAGAAATGATAGGATTTGATGTTATCTTAGACATGGATTGGCTATTCCTTCATGAGGCGCGAATTGATTGTAATAAGAAGACGGTGGTACTAACATATCAAGATGGGAAGACCTTTCTGTTTCGTACGATTCCTGCATTTAAAGGGAATCAACTGTTCTTGAAAGGATCCACCAGGGTGATAACTAATAATTATGCTATGATAGGTGGACAGAAACTCAAATTGGAAGATATTGAAGTAGTAAGGGATTACCCTGATGATATTTTAAGTTTACCACCTAAACGAGATGTAGAATTCTCCATAACGCTGAAGACTGGGACACTGCCAATCTCAAAGGCGCCTTATCGCTTAACACCTACAGAAATGAAGAAGCTAAAAGATCAATTGCAAGATTATCTTGACAAAGGCTTCATCCGCCCAAGTGTGTTCCCATGGGGAGTACCAGTCCTTCTTGTGAATAAGAAAGATGGGTCAAAGAGGTTGTGCATTGATTATAGGGAGCTGAATAAGGTGACAATTCAGAATAAGTATCCATTGCCTAGAATTGATGACTTGTTTGATCAACTTCAAGGGGCTTCGGTGTTTTCAAAGATTGATCTGCAATCTGGTTATCATTAGTTGCGAATCAAGGAAGATGATATAAAGATAACAATGCACCAGTTGTATTCATGGAGCTGATGCATAGAGTATTCCATTCGTATTTGGATCAGTTCGTGGTGATTTTCTTAgatgatatattaatttattcagGTTCAAAGGAAGAGCATAGACAACATTTGGCTATAGTTTTACAAGTCTTAAAAGAGAACCAGCTGTTTGCAAAGCTAAGTAAGTGTGATTTCTGGCTCACACAAATTGCTTTCTTGGGGCATATCATCTCAACAAAGGGGATAGAAGTTGATCCATCAAAGGTGGAGGCAGTTAAGGAGTGGGCAACGCCAAAGACCATGACTGAGGTGAGAAGCTTTATTGGGTTAACAGGCTATTATAGGAGGTTTATCAAGGGATTCTCCAAGATATCACTACATCTTACTATTTTAACGCGCAAGGACCTGAAATTCATTTGGTCTGAGAAATGTGAGGCAAGTTTTAATGAATTCAAGAGGTGCCTAATTACCGCCACAGTGCTTAACATTCCATCTGAAGTATGCAACTTTGTGGTTTGCACTGATGCCTCAAAGAGTGGACTAGGAGCTGTACTTATGCAAAAAGGGAATGTAGTGGCATATGCTTTAAGAAAACTGAAGACTCATGAAAGGAATTATCCCACCCATGACCTAACTAGCAGGTGTAGTTTTTGATCTTAAGATATGGAGGCACTATCTCTATGGAGAGAAGTCTCAAATCTTTACTGAtcatcaaaatctaaaatatttatttacacaAAAGAGCTTAATATGAGGCAAAGGCGTTGGCTGGAGCTTGTGAAAGACTATGACTGCGAAATTGTTTATTAACTAGGGAGAGCCAATGTCGTAGCTGATGCCTTAAATCGTAAGTCAGgtataattaatcaaatcacTACCTAGTCTGACCTGATTCaggaatttaaaaaattaaatctagCTAATTGAGCCAAGGCAGGAGTGCATTTTTGCAACTCTAGCCATTGTTCCTGATCTTGTGGAAAGAATTAGGTTGAGACAAGCTGATGACCCACAACTCACCTTATGGAAGCAAAGGGATGAGAAAAGAGAGACACCTTTGTATTTCACTAAGAATAATCTGGTGTATCACAAGAATAGGCTATGAGTACCATTTGTAAGTCATTAAGACGAGAATTATTGGCTGATGCACATACTACTCCATATTCTATTCATCTAGAAAGCACCAAGATGCTCAAAGATTTGCAGATGATATATTGGTGTCCTGGTATGAAGAAGGATATCATAAAATATGTTAGTGAGTGCTTAACTTGCAAGCAAGTTAAGATTGAGCACCAAAGGCCTACTAGACTTCTCTTCCCACTGCCCATTCCTACTTCGAAATGGGATGATATTGCCATAAATTTTGTTGTTGGATTAACTCTGACCTTGAGGAAAATGAATGTCATCTGGGTGATTGTAGATCGTCTTACTAAATCGGCACATTTCCTACCTGTAAAGACAACCTTCTCAATGAATCAATATACAGAGCTGTACTTGCAAGAGATCGTTAGACTTCACGGTATCCCAACCAGAATTGTGTCCGACCGAGATCCTCGTTTCACCTCACACTTCTAGGAGAGCTTACACAAGGGTTTGGGGACGAAGCTAACATTCAGTACTGTATTTCATCCCTAAACAGATGGACAATCTAAAAGAGTGATCCAAATCCTGGAAGATCTGCTAAGATCATGCCTTATAGACTTTGGAGGTGATTAGGAATCAAGACTGCCATTGGTAAAATTTGCCTACAACAATATTTATCAATCTTCTATTGGTATGGCACAATTTGAAGCTTTATATGGGAAGAAATGTAGAACTTCCCTACATTGGGATGAAGTTAGAGAAAGAATGCTTATTGGGCCAGAGATAGTTACCAACACAGTTTCCCTAGTTAGCAAGATTAAGGAAAGGTTGCTAACGGCTCAAAGTAGACAAAAGAGTTATGTAGACAAGAAGCGCCGGGATATCACATTCAGCAAAGGCTGTGTTCCTCAATGTATCTCCTTGTAAAAGAATTATCAGGTTTGGGAAAAAGGGGAACTTGAATCCCAGATACATAGGCCCTTTTCAAATCCTTGAGGCAGTAGGTGAGGTTGCTTATAGATTAGCATTACCAGCCTTGCTGCAATTCATAATGTCTTCCATGTCTCCAACTTAAGGAAGTACATTCTAAATGTCAACCACGTAATTCATCATGAAGAGGTGTAGTTAGCAAAGGACCTATCTTATGAAGAGCTCCCAACCCAAATCGTAATCAGGCAAACTACTGAGAAACAAAGAGGTGAATATGGTTAAGGTGCTTTTGCACAACAGTTCATTAAAGGAAGCAACCTGGGAAGTAGAACATGATATGCAGAAGAATTATTCTGAGTTATTTTGTAAGTAAATTTCGAGGTCAAAAGTTTTATAAGTAGGGTAGAATTGTTATGCCCAAGTTCACATTTTCATGTTATAAAAGGCTAGTAGTGTCAAGGGCATATTAATTGAGTTTTCACCTTTATGTGGTCACTTATAATTCATACTTAGAAATTCTTACTAGAATAAATAATGAATAGATCTGCTATTACTATTAGGAACAGAGATATAAAATGTTATGTGTTAATTATAATTGTGGAATAAAATGTACAAGGGACAATGTAAAAGggatttataaattatacttagaaattattaatgaaacaACAAGTAGAAGGGACCCACCATAGAATTAGGATAATATAATC
It encodes the following:
- the LOC124925825 gene encoding NAC domain-containing protein 53-like isoform X2; amino-acid sequence: MDLASTSKNPVAASLAPGFRFHPTDEEIVWYYLKRKISGKPFRFDAISEIDVYKLEPWDLPGKSRLKTRDLEWYFFSYLDKKYGHSSRTNRATEKGYWKTTGKDRPVLHRSMTVGMKKTLVYHLGRAPRGERTNWVMHEYKLVGEEFEKDGKDACTLCRIFQKSGPGPKNGEQYGAPLVEEEWDVDDFDAVPKQEFAEFVVVGGDVYAGDDEYLDEHDVDQILNTEAPKAYSPVPEGSINNLIIDPAEYLEESQNVLVTADEMYANPVKREYMGESSNSTNQDHMQGEDFLDAPDIFQLNDGSFLETNDLSNHFDMDPSGFDMLDEYLTYFNADENFSPLLEDERHLSGQAALVEEPVDGKLKQETETSQGLVEGFNNDNHIAPTSEKLNPKTELVNGVAYPFMGQASRMSESIPSSVALAAEFPTKSSSSSFQKFNAGAAAPYSSPVRVNASLIQINANSITGYGSYYWSLEKQGNTNIILSFNLLLNQEKQNSASWQCLFYLLFIWLLIITMSFKIGGLHLFW
- the LOC124925825 gene encoding NAC domain-containing protein 53-like isoform X1, which codes for MDLASTSKNPVAASLAPGFRFHPTDEEIVWYYLKRKISGKPFRFDAISEIDVYKLEPWDLPGKSRLKTRDLEWYFFSYLDKKYGHSSRTNRATEKGYWKTTGKDRPVLHRSMTVGMKKTLVYHLGRAPRGERTNWVMHEYKLVGEEFEKDGKKDACTLCRIFQKSGPGPKNGEQYGAPLVEEEWDVDDFDAVPKQEFAEFVVVGGDVYAGDDEYLDEHDVDQILNTEAPKAYSPVPEGSINNLIIDPAEYLEESQNVLVTADEMYANPVKREYMGESSNSTNQDHMQGEDFLDAPDIFQLNDGSFLETNDLSNHFDMDPSGFDMLDEYLTYFNADENFSPLLEDERHLSGQAALVEEPVDGKLKQETETSQGLVEGFNNDNHIAPTSEKLNPKTELVNGVAYPFMGQASRMSESIPSSVALAAEFPTKSSSSSFQKFNAGAAAPYSSPVRVNASLIQINANSITGYGSYYWSLEKQGNTNIILSFNLLLNQEKQNSASWQCLFYLLFIWLLIITMSFKIGGLHLFW
- the LOC124924657 gene encoding uncharacterized mitochondrial protein AtMg00860-like, with product MELMHRVFHSYLDQFVVIFLDDILIYSGSKEEHRQHLAIVLQVLKENQLFAKLSKCDFWLTQIAFLGHIISTKGIEVDPSKVEAVKEWATPKTMTEVRSFIGLTGYYRRFIKGFSKISLHLTILTRKDLKFIWSEKCEASFNEFKRCLITATVLNIPSEVCNFVVCTDASKSGLGAVLMQKGNVVAYALRKLKTHERNYPTHDLTSRCSF